A region from the Excalfactoria chinensis isolate bCotChi1 chromosome 24, bCotChi1.hap2, whole genome shotgun sequence genome encodes:
- the NMT1 gene encoding glycylpeptide N-tetradecanoyltransferase 1: MADDSETAVRRPPAKPHRPSAEENDHEHCSDCENEAERGSKRGGLSPANDSGAKKKKKKPKRKKEKGGDQPDQAQDQPMKVNSLPAERIQEIQKAIELFSVGQGPAKTMEEASKRSYQFWDTQPVPKLGEVVNTHGPVEPDKDNIRQEPYTLPQGFTWDALDLGDRGVLKELYTLLNENYVEDDDNMFRFDYSPEFLLWALRPPGWLPQWHCGVRVVSSKKLVGFISAIPATIHIYETEKKMVEINFLCVHKKLRSKRVAPVLIREITRRVHLEGIFQAVYTAGVVLPKPVGTCRYWHRSLNPRKLIEVKFSHLSRNMTMQRTMKLYRLPETPKTPGLRPMEHKDIPAVHKLLTEYLKHFHLTPVMSREEVEHWFLPQENIIDTFVVESAPGEVTDFLSFYTLPSTIMNHPTHKSLKAAYSFYNVHTKTPLIDLMSDALILAKSKGFDVFNALDLMENKTFLEKLKFGIGDGNLQYYLYNWKCPSMAPEKVGLVLQ; this comes from the exons TGGCTTGAGTCCAGCGAATGACAGCGGagccaaaaagaagaaaaagaaaccaaaacggaagaaagaaaaaggaggagatCAGCCTGACCAGGCTCAGGACCAGCCAATGAAG GTCAACTCTCTGCCCGCTGAGAGGATCCAGGAGATTCAGAAAGCCATTGAGCTCTTCTCTGTAGGCCAGGGCCCTGCCAAAACCATGGAGGAGGCCAGCAAGCGCAGCTACCAGTTCTGGGACACGCAGCCGGTGCCCAAGCTCG GAGAAGTGGTGAACACCCACGGCCCCGTTGAACCAGACAAGGACAACATCCGCCAGGAGCCATACACTTTGCCCCAGGGCTTCACCTGGGATGCGCTGGACCTTGGGGACAGAGGCGTG CTGAAGGAGCTGTACACGCTGCTGAACGAGAACTATGTGGAAGATGATGACAACATGTTCCGCTTCGACTACTCTCCTGAGTTCCTGCTGTG GGCGCTGCGTCCCCCAGGCTGGCTGCCCCAGTGGCACTGTGGTGTCAGAGTGGTCTCCAGCAAGAAGCTGGTTGGGTTTATCAGCGCGATTCCTGCCACCATCCACATCTACGAGAC AGAGAAGAAGATGGTGGAGATAAACTTCCTGTGTGTCCACAAAAAGCTGCGCTCAAAACGAGTGGCTCCGGTCCTGATCCGCGAGATCACGCGGAGGGTTCACCTGGAGGGGATCTTTCAGGCTGTTTACACAGCAGGAGTGGTGCTGCCAAAGCCTGTGGGGACATGCAG GTACTGGCACCGCTCCCTGAATCCTCGGAAACTCATCGAGGTCAAATTCTCCCACCTGAGCAGGAACATGACTATGCAACGCACCATGAAGCTTTACCGGTTGCCCGAG accCCCAAGACTCCCGGCTTGCGGCCGATGGAGCACAAAGacatccctgcagtgcacaaGCTCCTGACTGAGTACCTGAAACATTTCCACCTGACGCCCGTCATGAGCCGAGAGGAGGTGGAGCACTGGTTCCTACCTCAGGAGAACATCATCGACACCTTCGTGGTGGAG AGCGCCCCAGGGGAGGTGACAGACTTCCTGAGCTTCTACACGCTGCCCTCCACCATCATGAACCACCCGACCCACAAGAGCCTGAAAGCTGCTTACTCCTTCTACAACGTCCACACCAAAACGCCTCTCATCGACCTCATGAGCGACGCTCTCATCCTCGCCAAGTCG AAAGGATTTGACGTCTTCAATGCACTGGAtctcatggaaaacaaaactttcctGGAGAAGCTGAAGTTTGGGATCGGGGACGGGAACCTGCAGTATTACCTGTACAATTGGAAATGTCCCAGCATGGCACCGGAGAAG GTCGGACTGGTGTTGCAGTAA